Proteins encoded together in one Caldicellulosiruptor saccharolyticus DSM 8903 window:
- a CDS encoding DUF5685 family protein, which yields MFGYIVPYKPELKIRDYNYYKAIYCGICLQTKKIGNIPRIFLNYDFVFLYLILKEHFNIQEEFGNTRCIAHPQKKGVFLKSNKILEYVSNQMVILSFLKLYDDYVDEKRLMSFTLYNTLRPYIRKITRMYPTSFKKIKELFEKQLLLERSECQNIDEVAHNFGQILAEIFAYNNDPKLREIGFYTGVWIYLVDAIDDYIDDVKKKRYNCLKYHLQRCKESSALFEREISILKVSLDNYLARLNELIKGYNNQLLDNIVQLGMYSKTEEVINKLKANFFKELKM from the coding sequence ATGCCTGCAGACAAAGAAAATTGGTAATATTCCGAGGATATTTTTAAATTATGATTTTGTGTTCTTATACTTGATTTTAAAAGAGCATTTTAACATACAAGAGGAATTTGGCAATACAAGATGTATTGCTCATCCTCAAAAAAAGGGAGTATTTCTCAAATCAAATAAAATTTTAGAGTATGTAAGCAACCAAATGGTGATATTGAGTTTTTTAAAGCTCTATGATGATTATGTTGACGAAAAACGACTTATGAGTTTTACTTTATACAATACGTTAAGGCCATATATCAGAAAGATAACAAGAATGTATCCTACATCGTTTAAAAAGATAAAAGAACTATTTGAAAAGCAACTTTTGCTTGAAAGGTCAGAATGTCAAAACATTGATGAAGTAGCACACAATTTTGGCCAGATTTTGGCTGAGATTTTTGCATACAATAACGATCCAAAGTTAAGAGAGATAGGTTTTTATACTGGTGTTTGGATATACCTTGTTGATGCTATTGATGACTATATTGATGATGTGAAAAAAAAGAGATATAATTGTTTGAAATATCATCTTCAAAGGTGCAAAGAGAGCAGTGCTCTATTCGAAAGAGAGATAAGCATCCTTAAAGTTAGTTTAGATAATTATCTTGCCAGGTTGAATGAACTTATAAAAGGGTATAATAATCAGTTGTTAGATAATATAGTTCAACTTGGAATGTACTCAAAGACAGAAGAGGTAATAAATAAATTAAAAGCAAATTTTTTTAAGGAGTTGAAGATGTGA